Below is a genomic region from Leptospira yasudae.
CAATTCGAATGCGAGGTTCCAAATTTGTTCGATATAGTCGAAATCAAACTCTGAGAGATCATGTCCGATAAGAAAGAAAAACTCACTCTTAAAAACTTAGGAATCGATACCAATCAGGAATACGTCGTTTTCCTTCGAAGGGATTGTCCCGCGTGTAAATCGGAAGGGTTTATCGCTCTCAATCGGGTTCAGGTAACCGTAGGCGATCGTAAGATCATCGCTTCGCTGAACATCATCGATAACAAGATTCTCCCGATCGGGCAAGTCGGTCTTTCGGAAAGCGCGTGGAAAGCGGTTCACGCGAAAGAGGGAGATACGGTTCTTCTTTCGCATCTGAAACCCGTTTTGTCCTTACACGACGTCCGATCCAAAATCTACGAAAATCGTCTGAACGAAGATTCCTTTGAAAGAATCATCCAGGACATCAAAGACGAAAAATATTCCAATATCGAAATAGCATCCTTTATTACGGCGTGTTCAGGCGATCATCTCAATTTGGACGAGATCAAGGCGCTCACCAAGGCGATGATTCGAACCGGTTCCGTTTTGAAATGGGAAAAATATCCCGTTGTCGACAAACACTGCGTAGGCGGACTTCCGGGAAACAGGACTACTCCGATCGTCGTTTCGATTGTGGCCGCAGCCGGTTTAACGGTTCCGAAAACTTCTTCACGCGCGATTACTTCTCCGGCGGGAACTGCGGATACGATGGAAGCGGTTACGAACGTGAATCTGAATCTTAACCAAATGAAATCCGTCGTCGAAAAAGAAGGCGGCTGTATCGTTTGGGGAGGTTCGATCGGTTTAAGCCCCGTCGACGATATTCTCATCCGAGTCGAACGCGCTTTGGAAGTGGATAGCGTCGGACAAATGATCGCTTCGGTGTTATCGAAAAAAGCTGCAGCCGGTTCCTCGCATGTAGTGATCGATATTCCCATCGGTAAGACCGCAAAGGTTCGCACGGAAGAAGATGCAGAAAAGCTAAATTACTATTTTACGGTCGTAGGGAGGTTCGTCGGTCTGAAAGTCAAGGTATTGATATCGGACGGTTCGCAGCCGATCGGAAGAGGAATCGGTCCGTCTCTCGAAATTAAGGATTGTATCAGCGTTTTAAAGAACGAGGCGGATTCTCCCTTGGATCTGAAACAAAGGGCGTTGACGATTGCCGGCGCGATGCTCGAATTCTCGGCGCCGCACCGATACAAAAACGGAGTTCAAGCCGCTCTTGAAATTTTAGAATCGGGAAAAGCGTGGGAGAAATTCGAAAATATATGCAAAGCTCAAGGCGATTTTAAGAAACCTTCTTCCTCCAAGTTTCAATTGGACGTAATCGCCCAATCGTCGGGGATCGTTTCCGAAATCGACAATCGAAAGATCGCAAAGGTAGCTCGGCTTGCCGGAGCGCCTAACAGCTCTTCTGCGGGCGTCTACTTCCTTTCTCCATTGGGAAGAAAGATCGAAAAAGGCGACGTGCTTTATACGGTTCATTCCGATTCCGAAGGAGAATTGGAATACGCTTTCGATTACCTGAATACTCAAAATGGAATCATTACGATTCTATAATGGATCTCATGAAACGTCTCTTATTTTCATTTCCCGAAAACGAAACTCTGACAAAGAAACTTTCCGATCGATCCGGCCTGAAGATCGGCAAAGCCGAGTTCGGAAGGTTTCCGGACGGAGAATCCAAATTTCGAATCGACGAAGAATTAACTGAGACGGAAATCTACGTCGTCTGCTCCTTGGATCGCCCCGATACGAAGATCGTCCCGCTTCTCTTTTTCTGTGAAACCGCAAGGTCGCTCGGTGCGGAAAAGATTCATCTCATCGCGCCTTATCTATGTTATATGAGACAAGACAAAGTCTTTCATCCCGGAGAAGGAATCAGCTCCAGATATTTTGCGTCCTTGATTTCCCGTTACGTGGATTCGGTTTTGACGATCGATCCTCATTTACATCGAATTCACGACTTAGAAGACATCTTCAGCGTTAAAGCGACGACCTTACATGCGACACGACTCTTTGCGGATTACATCCGCAAGAACGTCAAAAATCCGATCTTGATCGGACCGGACAATGAGAGTAGTCAGTGGGTCGGCGAAGTCGCGAAAGAATCCGATTCTCCGTTTACGATCTTGGAAAAAAACCGCAAAGGAGATCGCGACGTGGAAGTCAGCGTTCCGCAGATTGAAACGTATCGAAATCATACCCCGGTTTTGATAGACGACATCGTTTCCACGGGAAAAACCCTGCTCAAAACGATCGCACATCTGAAAAATGCCGGAATGCAAGCGCCCATTTGTCTTTGCGTTCACGGAATTTTTGCGGACAATTCTTATCAAGAATTGATCGAAAGCGGAGCGAACCCAATCATTACTACGAATACGATCGATCACGTAAGCAATCGAATCGATATCAGCGTGCTGATTGCGGAGAATTTGTTTTAACCGTTTCGATGATCGGGAATCGGATGTTCGAGCTGAATGCGGATTTTTTTTGCGTGAGAATTAATCGGATCGAGTTGATCCACTTTTTCCAAAAGTTTTACCGCGATCTCCTTTTTATGGATGAACAGATACGATTCGGCGAGATGAGCCACGTTGTTTAGGAATTCCGGTTCGCGAAGCAATACGCGCTCCCCTAACTCCACCGCTTGACGAAAACGTTTCATCCTTTTGTAGATCAAAGACGCGGTAAACATCGCTTCCACATCCTCCGGAAAATCGGAGATCAATTCCTCGAATAAATTCAGCGCCTCTTCGTATTTTCCGATTTTATAATATACTTTCGCGAGTTCCTTTTTAAACACGGGAGACATCGTCTCTTCTTCCAATTTGTTTTTCAGGTTTTCGAGATGATACAGAGCGTGTTCCCAATTCTCCGCTTGCAGATACTTTAGATACGTTTCGTCCGGAAAAACGAAGGATTGAATTTTAGGCGCGGTTTCCAATCGAAGCGGCTCTTTGAGATAGGTCAGTTTTACGATGCTCAGGTCGTCCGTAAGTTCTCCGTAATTCCGAAGCCCTTGTACGAGTAAACCGAGATCTCCTCTGGCCTCATCCACTCTTTTTAAGAATTGCGATTCGTCCTCGTTGATCAATCGCGTTCCGTCGGGATCGACGCCCAAAAGAAGGTCGTCTCTCCCGTCCGAACCGATAAAAATCGTATCTCCCTTTTCCAAAAAGAAAGTTTTCACTTTCATCTTGCTTTCCAAGCCGGTGATTCCTATCTTTCGAAGTTCCAATTTGTCCTCGATAAAGGAGGAGACCCCGTCCCGATATAAAACCGTCCAAGGGTGTTCCGCATTCAAAAAATAGAATATTCCGGATTCTAAATCCACGAGGCCCAGGACTACGGAAATCAACATCGATCCGTCGAACGATTCGAAGATGTTCTGAAGTTCCAAAAAACATTCCTTCAACCAGAGTTCGGGCGGTTTGGATCGGTACGAAGAAGCGTTCTTTGTCCTGGAAACGAACGATCGGAAAACCACGCCTAACACGAGCGCGCCTCCCGCGCCTTGAATCGACTTGCCCATCGCGTCCCCGTTTACGAAAACCAGATATTTCCGATCCTTCAAAACGATCTCGTCGGCGATGATAATGTCCCCTCCGATTTCCTTTTTCCACTGCTTGAACTCGAAATGTTTTTTCTGACGGCTGAACCCTTCCACGGAAATCGATTCGTTCTGAATCTTATAACGGTTCAAAGGATCCAATAATAAAGAGGTCAAAAAGTAATCCCCGTCCTGCTGAATCTTCAACTCCTGAATTTGGTTCAGAGTATCTTCCAATTGTCCCGTTCTTTCCCGGACTTTCCGATCCAAGTCCAGATTCAATTCTTCCACTTCGTTATGAACTCTGAGAAACCGGTTCGCAAGAATGAACACGATCCCTAATTCGAAGGTGAAAAATCCGTATTTTAGAAGTCCATAATTTTCTAAATAAGGAAGGAGCTGCATGGACCCCACAAGATCGGTGATCGCGGATACCAGAAGAATGATGAATCCGGCGAACAACCGAACGCTGTCCTGGTTCCTTCGGATCAAAGAGCGGATCATAACGTAAAGCGCGTACGACGCAAAAAGAAAGATCGAATACTGCCAAGTCTGAAGCAAAAGAACGGAAATCGCGCGATTGCAAAACGGAATCAAGGACGTAAGCGCAAAGGCAAAGAATTGATAGAATCTCGATACGGAACTGATCTTCGATTCGAAGAACGTATCCAAAAACAAAAGAAAAAAAGTCGGAATATTGAATACGACCATATACTCCAATTTCATTTGGAGAACCGGATCAAGATTGAGTTCGTAAACCGCGTTGCTTCTTAGATAAATGTAGATCGCGAGCAACATCGAAAAAAGCCCGAAGAAGAGATTGTATTTCTCTTGGGGCCGCTTGAAATAAAATAGGAAATGATAGAATCCCACGAACAGATATAAAAACGCGAGCATCAAAGTCGATCGTTCGGACAAGATCGACGCGTTGCGAGACTGTAAATCGATCACCGGAGGAACGGAATCGAAACTCGCATAAGCGTCCAGTTCTTCGCCAGGATCGGAAGATAAGATCAACCGGATTTCGTTGGTTCCGATACGAACCTTGTTTTCAGGAATCGGAAAAATCACGTGTCTTTTAAATCCGTTTTTGACGATTCTTCCCCCAAGAACCAATCCCCCTTCTCCCATCTTTTCTCCGTTGAAATAAATTTCATACGCGTTCGTGAGAACCGGAAAATGAACGGAAAGTCCGTCGATGGAAAGCGCGTTCAGATCCTGCGCGGAAATATCGAACCTCTTGAGTAAGGTTACTGTACGCGTAAAATCCTCGGGAAACGAAAACGAGCGGATGATATCTTTCGGAATCGGAAGAGACTTCAATTCTTTCCAGGAAGGATTCTCGATCGGGGCGGTGAGATTTTTTCCTTCCGTAATTTTCCAATCCTTCGTCAATTGGATCGGAAACGAAAAGATAGGCGCGCTTATCAGAAAAAAAACGCATAAGAGAATGCGATTATAAAAACGTTTGGTTCTGTTTTGAAAATCGAAATCCACCGTTATTTGCCGCCAAGCCCCTTTGATAGAAGAAGTCCTTCGTTTGGCAACCAATATTAAACGTAAATAAAAATAATTTATTGATTCTCATTCAGCCGGAAGGAAGGCCTCGCAAGAATATATCACCTTTTTTATGTTAGGCGAAAGTTCCTTATATCAGAATTAAACCGAATTCTAAAAAATCTTGTTCGATCGAACGTCCGAGTTTTACAATTACTCCATCACGATCGTGATATCGACTCGACGATTTTTCTGTCTGCCTTGAATCGTGGAATTATCCGCGATCGGTTTCGACTTTCCGTATCCCTCATAGGACATTCTTTTTTCCTCAAGCCCCTGTTTGTCCCTGAGTTCTTTCAAAACGGAAAGCGCTCGTTCTCTGGAAAGTTTCCGGTTGTATTCTTCCCCGCCCGAATTGTCCGTATGGCCGCTGATCCGTATTTCACGGTCACCGTATTTTTTGAGGACGGAAGCGATTCTTTCGAGTTCCTTCTTCGCTTCCTCCTTCAACTCGGAACTGTTGTAATCGAATAGAACGGAATTCAACGAGATGGCAATGCCCTCTTCCGTTCTGCGGATCTCAACCGGCGGTCCGGAAGGTTTTTCGTTTTCCGGTCTCGCACGATTCTCCTCTTCCTCGGGCCATTGCAGCGTATCGCGCGGAGGTTTTTTACCGTTTTTTTGGCGATCGCCGTCCGATTCGATTCCGGTTGGAAGTTCGTTTTTCAGAATCTTACGGATCTCTTCGGCGAACTTGTCCTTATCGTTATCCGTTAATTTTACGTTTTTATTATATACTCCGTGAATATCGAAGGACATTTCCTGAGCCATTCCGTTCGCATAAACGAACGTATAAGCGAGCTGAACCCGTTTGTATTGGGGAAGTCCTTGTTCGCGGTCGAAATAAACCATTCCCCTCGCAAACCCGTAAATTTTAAACGGAACTCCCTCTTGATTCGCTTGAGAATCGTAGAATAACGTATAATTGTATTCGATCCGATCGCCTTTGCCGGAAAGTTTTTGAAACTCCCACTGGTCGATTCCGTGATACTTATATTTTGCAAGAACGGTGATCATCACTCTGCCGCCCGGAAATTGAAAACTTTCGGTTGCTGGCTGTGTCCATTCTTCTCCGATCGAAACTGGTTTTTCGGAAAAGCTCGGAAGCGAACGAAGATTGGGCATGCTGTATTCTTGAGGTACGCGGTATTGACCGAGTTCGGTGATTTGAAATCTGCTCTTGAAGGTTTTGTCTTTTCGAAACGCAGGATCGACTTCCGGAAAACGAGTGTATGTATCGAAAAATCCTTCGAGCATACAAGCCTTGTTCTCGCACGAAAGAGTTTGTAAAAGAATTCGATTCTTATCCTCTCGTTTGATTTTTCTTCCCTGACTTACCAATTGAACGCGATGATATTCGTTCAACTCGACGTTCTCGCCGGGAACCAACTTCCATCGAAAGAGAATCTTTTCCGGTTCTTCGGCGACAAGAGACAAGGAATCAAAAAACAATATTAGAACGGCGATACGAAGCGTAGTCGAAAGGAAACCTCCGGAGAAGTTTTTGGATTTCGAATGTCTGTGCGGAAGTTTCCCCATAGTTTTAATTTCGTAAGATTTTAGGAAAACATAAGGAAAGTGTAAAAAACTTTCCGAAAAATCCTTGATCCGGACGAAAATTAAAATCGGAGTCCCGATTCGTTTCGGGAGAATTCTATGGAAGCGAGACTCGTTTACGTAACCGCAAAGAACGAAAAAGAAGCCCTTAAAATCGGAAAAACCTTGGTCGAAGAACGATTGGCCGCTTGTGCGAACATTCTTCCCAAGATGAAATCGGTTTATCACTGGGAAAAGAAACTCGTCGTCGATAACGAGGCGGTTCTAATTCTAAAAACCAAAAGCGAATTGATGACCGAACTCACTCTTCGAATCAAATCATTACACAGTTATTCAGTTCCGTGCGTAGTGAGCCTTCCGCTTTTGGAAGGAAACCGCGATTACTTTACTTGGTTGTTCGGCGAAGTGATTTCGGAATAATAGATTCAAAAAAGGTTATATCGTGCAAATCCACGTTAAACAAAAATATACGGCCCTTACTTTTAACTCCGCTTTTTTCGGCTTTTACGCACACGCCGGTTTCGCCAAAGGACTTTCCGAAATCGGATTTCATCCCGTTAAAATCACGGGCTGCAGTTCAGGCGCCCTCATCGGTTCCCTCGTTGCGGCCGGAGTTCCCGTCGAAACCATGACCGATCTGATTCTAAACTTAAAGAAAAAGGATTTCTGGGAAGGCAATCTGATCACGAATATCGTAAAGCCGATCCGCAAAGGACTCAAAAATTATTCTGGAATTCTTTCCGGCAAGAAAATCAAAGAATTACTAAAACCGCATTTAGGTCATAAGAAGATCGAAGATCTACCCGTTCCGATGGGAGTTTCCGTTTCTAACCTCACCAAACAAATCCGCGAACTCAAAACGAAAGGAGATCTGATCGATCAGATTCTCGCTTCGATGACGTTTCCGTTCCTATTCGAAATTCAAAAATTGGGAGAAGAGGAATTCATCGATGGAGGTGTCGCCGATCAGGAACCGATCAAGGAATTGATTTTGGATAAGTCGATTAAGAAGATCGTCGTTCACAGCGTTCGAACAAAAAAAGGCCATTCCGAACGGGCGATGCTGCGCGCGTTTCATTCTTCCGTTCAGATCATCGAAAACGAAACGAGAGAGCTGAAGGAGCTTCTCGCAAAACATTATAAAAAACAAATATTGCGCGTGGAAACCGTTACGCCTTATATCGATGCCGACCGCCTCAAACACGGAAGAGAAGCGCTGGAAGAAGGCAGAAAAAGCGCGCATCATTGGAAAAAGAAGATCCTCGCATCCGCATAAACGCGCAATCCGTAAAAGATCCGATCGCCTAACAAGATGAATCCGAAAGTCGTCGAAATCACCGAAAACTACGTCCATCTTCACCGCGCTCTTTCGGATTTGATGGGCGCACCGATCTTGAACTACAAAAGTTTCGATTTCTATTCGAACCCGGATTCACACTGGTTTACGAGAATCATCCTCAAGGGAAAGTTTTCCGATTCCGAATTGACCGAGGAGATCGGCGAGCTTAGAAGCAAAGGTTACGATCCGGATATTTTAGATTTTTTGAATACACGAAATCACGAATCCGCGATCAAAAAACTGGGTTATGGTTCCTGCAACGAACAAGTGGGAATGTTTCTTAAGGGAAATCCGATTTCGCCGAATCAAAATCAAACGTCGCGGACCGCAAACGTTCTGAAAAACGAAGTCTTGGATGTGCGATCGATTTCCAACGCGGACGAACTCAAAACTTGGCTGAGGATCGTAAATTCATCCTTCGAATCCGACGATCGGGAAAATCTTTATTTAAAACTGCTCGGGCGAGAAGGCTTTCGACTCTACGGAGGTTTCGTAAACGAAACGATGGCTACGACCGGAATGAGCTATTTCGACGGAGAATCCTTCGGTTTGTATTCGATTACAACGGACAAAGCGCATCGCGGTTTCGGTTTTGCGTCCGTTCTTGTGGATCAAATCTTACGCGAAATCCGAAAGGAATTTTCCGGATTTATCATTCTTCACGCGACCAAAATCGGACAAGGAATTTACGAACGATTCGGGTTTCAAGGTTCGACGATCCTGCGTCATTGGGGCAGAACTTAAACCCATTAGAAAACCGTAAAGTATTAAGACGCGTTTATTTGATCCGATTGCCTAAAAAGAAAACCGCTTCGATCGAACCCGGAAACGTAAAATTCTCAAAAGGCGACCAACCCGATTTACTTTTGATTTCCTCTTTCAAAAACGTCTTCGGTTGTTTCAAATTCAACACGGTGAAGTTCGCCGAATAACCGGGCTCGATTCTCCCGAAACCTTTTCCGTATTTGGGAGGAAGATATTCATTCACAAAGTCTCCGGGATTTTTAGAACAGATCTTCGCGATCGTCTTTCGATCCACACCCGCGTCCAAGATCAACCATGTTACAAAAAGTGAATATGTATCGAGTTGAGAAATTCCGCTCGTTCCTTTTTGTTTTTCTTCGATGCTGTGCGGAGCGTGATCGGTCGCGAGATAATCGATCCAGCCTTCTTTGACGCCTTGCAGCATTCTTTCACGGTCTTCCTTTTCGCGAAGAGGAGGATTCATCTGAAACCAAAGCCGATTTTCGGGAGTCAACATGGACTTGTCGAAGAACAAATGCGTGGGAGTGACTTCGCAGGTGATCTTCACTCCTCTTTGTTTTGCGGCTTTGATTTTGTTCAAGCCGTCGCCCGTGGAATAATGACAGAGTTTTCCGCGAAGATTGTATTTTTCGATCAGATACAAAGCGAAGTCGGTCGCCATCGTTTCCGCTTCCGCCGGTCTTCTGTCTTCGTGGAATTTTTCGTCCTGATGTTTTTCGAGAATCTCCGGATCTTCGCAGTGAAAGCTGATATTCTGTCCCGCATAATTTCGGATCGTGTCTTCCAGAGTTTGATTGTTATGAAAGAACAATTCTCCGATGCTCGGTCCCATAAAAACTTTATATGGAACGGACTCGGAAAGGGGTTTCGTGTTCGGTCCGATCCCCGCATACAACGTGATGTGAATCGGAGAACGATCGGCTAACTTGCGTTTTTTTGAATATGAATCTTTATCCACCGGAGGAATCGGATTGTTCGGCATATCGGCGACGTGAACCACTCCCCCGTTGACCGCAGCCGCGCTCGCGGAAAGAAAATCCTCTTTATAAGTGTGTTTGCCGCTTTCGTCTTCTCTTGCGTGAATATGAATGTCGCCGAACCCCGGAAAGATCACGGTTTGGTTCGGATCAAACCAGACTTCTTCCTTCGTTTGTTCTTCGGTGACGTCGAATTCCAATCCTTCGCGAACGGACGAAATCCATCCCGTCGAAGGATCCCATTCCACCGTTCCGTCGAACTCGCGTTCGTGTGTTACGATTCTGCCAGAGATTTTACGGATCATGAAAGGCGCTGTTTCACTTAACGCAGATCACGTTGTATTTCATCGTTCCGAGGCTGCTCGTTTCCATCCCGTCCTTTAAGTTGACCGAAAAGTAATATCCGGTTTCACCGTCTTGACTGGAAGACCAAAACACTCCCGCGTTTTTCAGTTTCTGATCGGCGCGTTTGCTGAAGGTTTTGAGCTGATCTTTACCGGGAAGACGTTTCGCCTTTTCGTCGCAGATCTCTTTCGCTTCGGCCCAAGTCGCGGATCGATGGAACGTATCGTCCCAGCCGCGTTTGCCGTAAACAGGAGTTTTTGTGTGATAGTTTTCGCAGATGAAATAACTGAAAATTCCCAAGAGCAAAATACATCCCGTAAGGATGATGCGGATTACGAGTTTGCCTCCTTCGCGGGGAGGTCTGACTTTAGGCTCAGCGCTTTTTTCCATTGCAAGTTCTTGACTCTTGCGATGGAACTCTTGATTTCTTTGAAAATTCTTTCCGTGTTGTTGGCGTTGTTGGTGAGAATGTCTTCGATTTCCTTCTCTCTGTTCGTTGCCGCCGCGGTTGGATTCGGCGTTTTCCCGATTCCTCTCGTTTCCTCCCGAACCTTTTTGATTTGAATTATGTTTCTTTCGGGGAGGCCTTCTTTTGTTTGCCATTTGGACCTGTGTTGTTGAATTTAACGACTTATCTTTGATTCGTACCAGAGAAATCAAAAGTTGTAAATTAAAATTTCGATCCGTTAAGGAACAACGCTTTTCCTTTGAAAATGAAGTGAATCTTCCCCGCAAATTTCGAAGATGGTAAACCATGGAACGCATTCGCATTGGATTGATCGGAGCAGGAACCGTCGGATCGGGGGTTTTAGAAATTCTTAAACAGGAAAGCGCCTCGTATCGGGAGAAGTTCGGATTAGATTTGATCCTCTCTTCGATCTGCACTCGTTCACCGGAAAAAATCAAAAAGGAACTTCAAAATTTTCCGAATTGTAAATTAGAATCCGATTATCAAAAAATGATCACCGATCCGGAAATCGATGTGATTCTGGAACTCGTAGGCGGCACCGACATCGCATATTCCATCGTGAAAGAAGCGTTAAAGAACGGTAAAACGGTGATCACCGCAAACAAGGCACTTCTCTCTCAAAGAGGGGATGAGTTGTTCTCTTTGGCTTACGAACAAGGTTTGGAAATCGGAATGGAAGCATCGGTCGCGGGAGCGATTCCGGTGATCCGTTCCATCAAATCCGGACTCGGAAGCGATTCCTTTCTTTCCTTATACGGCATATTAAACGGAACTACGAATTTCATTCTTTCCAAGATGGAATTGGAACATCTGGATTATTCGGAAGCGTTGCGTATCGCGCAAGACTTGGGCTTTGCGGAAAAAGACCCCACCTTCGACGTGGAAGGAATCGATACGGCCCACAAAATCAGCATCTTAGGAAGTTTGGCATTCTCCGAAAAAATTCCTTTACAGAGCGTACAAATCGAAGGTATAACAAAGATTAGCGGATTGGACATTCAATTTGCGAGTGAACTCGGTTACAGAATTAAACTTCTGGGACTGGTGCGGAAGTTGTCGAATAAGATCGAAGCCCGAGTTCAACCTGTGATGATTCCCGTAAAACATCCGTTCGCGAACATCATGAACGAGATGAATGCGGTTTATTATCAGACCGCTTACGCAGGACCGGGAATGTTCGTGGGGAAAGGAGCGGGTTCGTTGCCGACGGCTTCTTCCGTTGTTTCCGATATTCTGTATTACGGAGCGAGAAGAAACAAGGGAATCGCGCCGGAAAAGAATCTTTTTCCGCAAGCGACGATCTCGGAAGCCAACGGTTCCCTGGTTCGTTACTATCTCCGATTTACCACCGTGGATTTGCCCGGAGTTCTTTCCGAAATTTCCAAGGTACTGGGAGATCATGGAGTTTCGATTTCTTCCGTGAGACAAAACGAAGTTGAAAAAGAACCTGTTGAAGTTGTTGTTATTACGCATCCGGCAACGGAGGAGAATATCAAGAAATCGTTGAAGATCATCGACGGACTTTCCTTGATTCGACACTCTTCGGTTGCGATCCGATTGGAAGATAAACTCTGAGAATTCCGTCCTGTGGAATGGAAAGAATTCACTTTGTCTTTGCATTCGGAGGAGAATGGGGAGCATCTGGACTTATTCCTGGATCCGGGCCAAGAGGAGAATCTTCTGACCTTCGGGACTTCCGATGTAAATCTGGACGATTTTCTGAAAGGGCGCGTAGTGGAATTTGAAAAAAAACGTTCTCATAGAAGGAACTACCTGGAATATGAAGGTGCGATTCCGGGAAAAGGAAGGATTCAAGTTGTTTTAAAAGGTCGGTACGATGCCGATACTTTCCAAGAAGGCG
It encodes:
- a CDS encoding ribose-phosphate pyrophosphokinase encodes the protein MKRLLFSFPENETLTKKLSDRSGLKIGKAEFGRFPDGESKFRIDEELTETEIYVVCSLDRPDTKIVPLLFFCETARSLGAEKIHLIAPYLCYMRQDKVFHPGEGISSRYFASLISRYVDSVLTIDPHLHRIHDLEDIFSVKATTLHATRLFADYIRKNVKNPILIGPDNESSQWVGEVAKESDSPFTILEKNRKGDRDVEVSVPQIETYRNHTPVLIDDIVSTGKTLLKTIAHLKNAGMQAPICLCVHGIFADNSYQELIESGANPIITTNTIDHVSNRIDISVLIAENLF
- a CDS encoding SpoIIE family protein phosphatase; protein product: MLLCVFFLISAPIFSFPIQLTKDWKITEGKNLTAPIENPSWKELKSLPIPKDIIRSFSFPEDFTRTVTLLKRFDISAQDLNALSIDGLSVHFPVLTNAYEIYFNGEKMGEGGLVLGGRIVKNGFKRHVIFPIPENKVRIGTNEIRLILSSDPGEELDAYASFDSVPPVIDLQSRNASILSERSTLMLAFLYLFVGFYHFLFYFKRPQEKYNLFFGLFSMLLAIYIYLRSNAVYELNLDPVLQMKLEYMVVFNIPTFFLLFLDTFFESKISSVSRFYQFFAFALTSLIPFCNRAISVLLLQTWQYSIFLFASYALYVMIRSLIRRNQDSVRLFAGFIILLVSAITDLVGSMQLLPYLENYGLLKYGFFTFELGIVFILANRFLRVHNEVEELNLDLDRKVRERTGQLEDTLNQIQELKIQQDGDYFLTSLLLDPLNRYKIQNESISVEGFSRQKKHFEFKQWKKEIGGDIIIADEIVLKDRKYLVFVNGDAMGKSIQGAGGALVLGVVFRSFVSRTKNASSYRSKPPELWLKECFLELQNIFESFDGSMLISVVLGLVDLESGIFYFLNAEHPWTVLYRDGVSSFIEDKLELRKIGITGLESKMKVKTFFLEKGDTIFIGSDGRDDLLLGVDPDGTRLINEDESQFLKRVDEARGDLGLLVQGLRNYGELTDDLSIVKLTYLKEPLRLETAPKIQSFVFPDETYLKYLQAENWEHALYHLENLKNKLEEETMSPVFKKELAKVYYKIGKYEEALNLFEELISDFPEDVEAMFTASLIYKRMKRFRQAVELGERVLLREPEFLNNVAHLAESYLFIHKKEIAVKLLEKVDQLDPINSHAKKIRIQLEHPIPDHRNG
- a CDS encoding amidohydrolase family protein; protein product: MIRKISGRIVTHEREFDGTVEWDPSTGWISSVREGLEFDVTEEQTKEEVWFDPNQTVIFPGFGDIHIHAREDESGKHTYKEDFLSASAAAVNGGVVHVADMPNNPIPPVDKDSYSKKRKLADRSPIHITLYAGIGPNTKPLSESVPYKVFMGPSIGELFFHNNQTLEDTIRNYAGQNISFHCEDPEILEKHQDEKFHEDRRPAEAETMATDFALYLIEKYNLRGKLCHYSTGDGLNKIKAAKQRGVKITCEVTPTHLFFDKSMLTPENRLWFQMNPPLREKEDRERMLQGVKEGWIDYLATDHAPHSIEEKQKGTSGISQLDTYSLFVTWLILDAGVDRKTIAKICSKNPGDFVNEYLPPKYGKGFGRIEPGYSANFTVLNLKQPKTFLKEEIKSKSGWSPFENFTFPGSIEAVFFLGNRIK
- a CDS encoding OmpA family protein; this encodes MGKLPHRHSKSKNFSGGFLSTTLRIAVLILFFDSLSLVAEEPEKILFRWKLVPGENVELNEYHRVQLVSQGRKIKREDKNRILLQTLSCENKACMLEGFFDTYTRFPEVDPAFRKDKTFKSRFQITELGQYRVPQEYSMPNLRSLPSFSEKPVSIGEEWTQPATESFQFPGGRVMITVLAKYKYHGIDQWEFQKLSGKGDRIEYNYTLFYDSQANQEGVPFKIYGFARGMVYFDREQGLPQYKRVQLAYTFVYANGMAQEMSFDIHGVYNKNVKLTDNDKDKFAEEIRKILKNELPTGIESDGDRQKNGKKPPRDTLQWPEEEENRARPENEKPSGPPVEIRRTEEGIAISLNSVLFDYNSSELKEEAKKELERIASVLKKYGDREIRISGHTDNSGGEEYNRKLSRERALSVLKELRDKQGLEEKRMSYEGYGKSKPIADNSTIQGRQKNRRVDITIVME
- the cutA gene encoding divalent-cation tolerance protein CutA, with protein sequence MEARLVYVTAKNEKEALKIGKTLVEERLAACANILPKMKSVYHWEKKLVVDNEAVLILKTKSELMTELTLRIKSLHSYSVPCVVSLPLLEGNRDYFTWLFGEVISE
- a CDS encoding GNAT family N-acetyltransferase → MNPKVVEITENYVHLHRALSDLMGAPILNYKSFDFYSNPDSHWFTRIILKGKFSDSELTEEIGELRSKGYDPDILDFLNTRNHESAIKKLGYGSCNEQVGMFLKGNPISPNQNQTSRTANVLKNEVLDVRSISNADELKTWLRIVNSSFESDDRENLYLKLLGREGFRLYGGFVNETMATTGMSYFDGESFGLYSITTDKAHRGFGFASVLVDQILREIRKEFSGFIILHATKIGQGIYERFGFQGSTILRHWGRT
- a CDS encoding thymidine phosphorylase family protein, whose product is MSDKKEKLTLKNLGIDTNQEYVVFLRRDCPACKSEGFIALNRVQVTVGDRKIIASLNIIDNKILPIGQVGLSESAWKAVHAKEGDTVLLSHLKPVLSLHDVRSKIYENRLNEDSFERIIQDIKDEKYSNIEIASFITACSGDHLNLDEIKALTKAMIRTGSVLKWEKYPVVDKHCVGGLPGNRTTPIVVSIVAAAGLTVPKTSSRAITSPAGTADTMEAVTNVNLNLNQMKSVVEKEGGCIVWGGSIGLSPVDDILIRVERALEVDSVGQMIASVLSKKAAAGSSHVVIDIPIGKTAKVRTEEDAEKLNYYFTVVGRFVGLKVKVLISDGSQPIGRGIGPSLEIKDCISVLKNEADSPLDLKQRALTIAGAMLEFSAPHRYKNGVQAALEILESGKAWEKFENICKAQGDFKKPSSSKFQLDVIAQSSGIVSEIDNRKIAKVARLAGAPNSSSAGVYFLSPLGRKIEKGDVLYTVHSDSEGELEYAFDYLNTQNGIITIL
- a CDS encoding patatin-like phospholipase family protein, with the protein product MQIHVKQKYTALTFNSAFFGFYAHAGFAKGLSEIGFHPVKITGCSSGALIGSLVAAGVPVETMTDLILNLKKKDFWEGNLITNIVKPIRKGLKNYSGILSGKKIKELLKPHLGHKKIEDLPVPMGVSVSNLTKQIRELKTKGDLIDQILASMTFPFLFEIQKLGEEEFIDGGVADQEPIKELILDKSIKKIVVHSVRTKKGHSERAMLRAFHSSVQIIENETRELKELLAKHYKKQILRVETVTPYIDADRLKHGREALEEGRKSAHHWKKKILASA